Within the Miscanthus floridulus cultivar M001 chromosome 2, ASM1932011v1, whole genome shotgun sequence genome, the region ctcggggtgtgcccgacggacaccgctcgctgtagttgctttcggggtgcttagtgtctggtggaagacgagcgcctccgtaagtacgctatttcgggcggttctgccacactaagCCACCGCCATGTctctcagatccagaggaggaggagagctcgGATCCAAAGAATAACCgacctacctcgtcggagccGCCGCTGTCGTCCTCGTCTTCGATGGGGGTTGCATGGAGgtcgaggagggagggaggaagaggCGGCAGCGACCTGGCACGTGGGGCACGGCGTCCGTCCTGAGGGCGGCCAGGAGAACGGTGTGCGGCGCAGTGAGTGGATGTAGAGGAGCGGACGAGCGGAGCGAACGAGTGAGCGCGGGAAATCACGGGATAGGACAGGAGTCGGGGGGCGCGCTCAGTCATTTCGTGTGCGGATCCATCCGGACAGAGCGGACTATCAATGTTCTTTTTATAAACAGAAGCCGTGAGCCATTTGGGTGCATTGCATACACGATCAAGCATTCAAGCTATGCATGGCACACACGTGTTCAAGTTCTGGAGGAACTCGATTCCACGTGGCCGCAGCTCAGTACAGATGGCACGACACGTTACCACAAGCCACGTTATTAAAGCAAGGTACCCACCGGCGAGCACCGTATCGACCGGACGACGGACGCCGCCACGCCGGGAGCATCGGAGCGCAATCATGTCAGGCGCGCAAGGAGCTCAGCCGAAGGGCGCCTTCACGGCGACCACCTACACGTCGGCGCCTGCGACCACGGGTGGCGGCGTTGCCCAGGGCCAGGAGAGACGGCAGACTCGGCGGACGGAGCTCCGATCTGGCTTGGACGAGCGCGGGCTGCCTGTCAGGAACCTGGAGGACACGGTCGAGGATGCCGCGGGCAAGGGCGGGCCGGTGTTCGGCGCCAGCACGGAGGACGGGAAGCAGGATCTCGGCGTCACCGGCACCGGCTGATGCTAGCCGTGATGTGCTTCTCGTGCTCAGTTTACTAGCGAGTCAACAAGTGAAAGTATAATGTGTCGTGTAAACTGTGATTAATCATGTAACAACTGCAAGCAACGGAATAATATTTCAGAATGGATATTACCACACAGTTGTTACACAACCTGCGCACTGATACAGTTCTTGCTTCGGACGCTAAAAAGGTAACGAAATAGCAGGATCAATTCAGACAACAAACTTTCAAtcgttttataaaaaaaaaagaaggaaagagAAAAAGATGAACATGCGTACACTTTCGGAGAAAAGAAAAACGAAAGCCACCGGCACTAGAACTCTTCAACGAAGGTTACCGAGAAGGTGAAACTCATGAGAACCTATAGGGATTTCATACAGGTCCAAGCAGGATTTCATCTTTTTGTACACTGTTATGTGTTGATCATTCTGTGATCTGGGACGCAGAGAGGATTCACCCATGTTGACGCCCTTGCCATGGATACAGGAAGGCGTGcacctctttctctctctgtctctctagaGGAGCTTCAGCATCTTCAGCCGTTCCTCGTGCTCCGGATCAAGCTTCGGCGCCGTGTAGTTGCCGTGAAGGTCTTCCACCACGTATTCCTGCATAACATAAGTGCAAGGTTCAGCTaccttgaaaaagaaaaaaaattaagatCCTCACATCACTGACGTACTCGAATGCTTataatttgaatggatcaattgaaTATGCACATTGCTTGCCCTTGATATTAAGAATACTGATCTATAATAGAGGGAAGTTGCTTGCCTTTGTCAACTCCCTTTTGGTCAGGATGTGATAATGCCTCTGCCAGATCCTCTGGACCGCCATGGTTGCAGCGAGGAAGCCGTAGGCGATGCCAAGGATAGCAAATACAACGATGAAAACCAACACCAGGGCAAAGCATGCCTCCAAGGAAGCAGGCAGGCAGTCCAGGATGCCCCAACCATAGCAGCAGTTCCGGCACCCAGCCAGGCATGGATCCTGGTTGTCGTTGAAGGATGAGCAGTGTACTATCAGCCCGAAAAATCCAAGGAGCATAAAGAAAACCACAACACCTGCATTTCAAACATACAGTCAATTTTCTATCAGAGGCATAATAAGTTCCTCTGTAAATAACCAAAATGCACACATCAACTATAATACGGATGCATCATGATTCATGACAATGGATAGGAAAACAGACAATTTGCCTACCTATGCAATAGTAGAATGGTATGGGGTGCTTTGACAAGAAGCGGTCCCAACCATCGCTGAAACTGTTCCGGAAACTTCCATCCCTGTCTAGAAAGTATGCAATCGCAC harbors:
- the LOC136538180 gene encoding uncharacterized protein produces the protein MSGAQGAQPKGAFTATTYTSAPATTGGGVAQGQERRQTRRTELRSGLDERGLPVRNLEDTVEDAAGKGGPVFGASTEDGKQDLGVTGTG
- the LOC136538179 gene encoding uncharacterized protein, coding for MVRNQELEEVVPNDLDPLLGRENRESQSSVELSPPQPATVSPPEIGDEETDGSSAACCRICLEAESEIGDELISPCMCKGTQQFVHRSCLDHWRSVKEGFAFSHCTTCKAQFHLQVETWEDNSWRKMKFRIFVARDVLLVFLAVQLTIAIIGAIAYFLDRDGSFRNSFSDGWDRFLSKHPIPFYYCIGVVVFFMLLGFFGLIVHCSSFNDNQDPCLAGCRNCCYGWGILDCLPASLEACFALVLVFIVVFAILGIAYGFLAATMAVQRIWQRHYHILTKRELTKEYVVEDLHGNYTAPKLDPEHEERLKMLKLL